A stretch of the Nissabacter sp. SGAir0207 genome encodes the following:
- a CDS encoding T6SS effector BTH_I2691 family protein: MNIQQHVAHYLPLAQQAAALPSGCKACQRSGLPILPLRVAAVPARMVSRAWQPTVPPQPVTLTGGEFKYALRTLREGYLYVLLDQGIWQAYEVTAEGYLRQFNPFTMPESDTVEPLSRACLTYGHDILASFINIDDSQYSEAWIAFSSDPWSQQVLEEYASGVRPSARFTKINLSTLKRSPSLIPEARVLDSSLSLLKAQVAEFATDEWLDPVPVLNDPSGSHEQNSPLPPPGGMHGFYPRLSRAQALAEHVAQMTLQHGCAITALALNDPVGVVEELNEDRLRVVEARQQWNEAPEIRHQHLISEAIAQTLARIKQETTARSQPRYERPASGYPAAQVTVVPAEQIAQESYAAELARLQTCYDEVARATFDQKYQQTLARYQRRLTATGGSLSAWYQAREWEAIIIHDYAPETSLTGWVAQLGTLMACVQGSCTDPHTEEAWRIWFETPDSAGFRGLLGNQHSMLEAVYNGIQGYSNLKVLLGSDELGNLLKSKRVQKALMQRALALSGAYSRLTTKLSQTAKEAYTRVMQGMAYLLTGQQVTLFTLTMSIREFQQLYIDMAASVLPAASTPIPFGGAVQQGTTITRTVTTGGLLRVTDQEVLARRIQVTLVSDMAPDKLHTALHQAGTSLEAVSSSPLTEAGQLRHFSELRISALSLADGVDQGTLTLSQSQTTSLLRSQAQMMRRIVSGNSVGMGLSSWMLLLQIGALEANHQALEQAIGNDSKARLALLSNVTMVVSAAVEGAGFLRTLAMAKPWVNKTHWLIRLGGALGGLSAIIDGVGMLIQGWDKFQNKNIKSGIWYFGSGLIMGSGGITAIIASYAANFALLGPAGLAGLLILTGAALAIQAENAISTPFEIWLRRCCFGKPRSKDAPWRLSTIPTLNDANLNAALQAYNAINNGLTAEVGYSDKLVELLDRQDLIKMRIVLPGCDKDHSAWSYSLTLPNATGGTEILLATTHNTPRSTNARLEPLVPSPWQPRRRRPDLGTVTERWQGNDLVIEGEAWADSTFYPQAVLGVSYWPDAANQAWVMGLQVKAED, from the coding sequence ATGAATATCCAACAACACGTTGCCCACTATCTGCCCCTTGCACAGCAGGCAGCGGCACTGCCTTCCGGCTGCAAAGCCTGCCAGCGCAGCGGCTTGCCTATCCTGCCGCTGCGGGTGGCCGCCGTCCCGGCGCGGATGGTCAGCAGGGCGTGGCAGCCCACGGTGCCGCCCCAGCCTGTCACGCTGACGGGTGGGGAGTTTAAATATGCGCTGCGTACCCTGCGTGAAGGCTATCTCTATGTGCTGCTGGATCAGGGTATCTGGCAGGCTTATGAGGTCACGGCAGAAGGCTATTTGCGCCAGTTCAACCCTTTTACGATGCCTGAAAGCGATACGGTGGAGCCGCTGAGCCGCGCCTGCCTCACCTATGGGCATGACATATTGGCCAGTTTCATCAACATTGATGACAGCCAATATAGTGAGGCATGGATCGCCTTCAGCAGCGATCCCTGGAGCCAGCAGGTGCTGGAGGAGTACGCTTCTGGCGTACGGCCCAGCGCCCGTTTCACCAAAATCAACCTTTCCACCCTGAAACGGTCGCCCAGCCTCATTCCCGAGGCGCGCGTGCTGGACAGCAGCCTCTCTCTCCTGAAGGCTCAGGTCGCGGAGTTTGCCACTGATGAGTGGCTTGACCCCGTCCCGGTCTTGAATGATCCCTCTGGCAGCCACGAACAGAACTCGCCGCTCCCGCCGCCCGGCGGTATGCATGGCTTCTATCCCCGGCTGAGCCGCGCGCAGGCACTGGCAGAGCATGTCGCTCAGATGACGCTACAACACGGCTGTGCAATCACGGCGCTGGCGCTCAATGATCCCGTGGGCGTGGTGGAAGAGTTGAATGAGGATCGCCTGCGCGTGGTGGAGGCGCGCCAGCAGTGGAACGAGGCCCCGGAGATCCGCCACCAGCACCTGATCTCTGAGGCGATCGCCCAGACGCTGGCCAGGATAAAACAGGAGACCACCGCCCGCAGCCAGCCGCGTTATGAGCGACCAGCCAGTGGTTACCCAGCGGCCCAGGTCACCGTGGTGCCCGCCGAACAGATTGCGCAGGAGAGCTATGCTGCCGAGCTGGCGCGGCTACAGACCTGCTATGACGAAGTGGCGCGCGCCACCTTTGACCAGAAGTATCAGCAGACGCTGGCACGTTACCAGCGGCGGCTAACGGCGACGGGTGGCAGTTTATCGGCATGGTATCAGGCGCGGGAGTGGGAGGCGATCATCATCCACGACTACGCACCAGAGACCAGCCTCACTGGCTGGGTGGCCCAACTGGGCACCCTGATGGCATGTGTGCAGGGCAGTTGCACCGACCCCCATACCGAAGAGGCGTGGCGTATTTGGTTTGAGACGCCCGACAGCGCTGGCTTCCGGGGGTTGCTGGGCAATCAGCATTCGATGTTAGAAGCGGTCTACAACGGCATCCAAGGATACAGCAACCTTAAGGTACTGCTGGGATCGGATGAGCTGGGCAACCTCCTGAAGTCAAAACGGGTACAAAAAGCCCTGATGCAGCGTGCTTTGGCGCTCAGCGGTGCCTATAGCCGCCTGACCACCAAACTGAGCCAGACCGCAAAAGAGGCCTATACGCGGGTGATGCAAGGCATGGCCTACCTGCTCACGGGCCAGCAGGTCACGCTGTTTACCCTGACGATGTCCATTAGGGAGTTTCAGCAGCTCTATATCGACATGGCCGCTTCCGTGCTGCCTGCGGCCAGTACGCCCATCCCATTTGGCGGCGCGGTACAGCAAGGGACGACCATTACCCGTACCGTCACCACTGGCGGGCTGCTGCGGGTCACGGATCAAGAGGTGCTGGCGCGACGCATCCAGGTCACGCTGGTCAGCGACATGGCACCCGATAAACTCCACACCGCGCTGCACCAAGCCGGCACCAGTCTGGAGGCGGTCTCCTCCAGCCCGCTGACCGAGGCAGGCCAGCTCCGGCACTTCTCCGAACTGCGCATCTCTGCCCTGTCGCTGGCTGACGGGGTCGATCAAGGCACCCTGACGCTCTCCCAATCGCAAACGACATCTCTATTGCGCAGCCAGGCGCAGATGATGCGCCGAATAGTGAGCGGCAACAGCGTGGGGATGGGGCTGTCGAGTTGGATGCTACTGCTGCAAATTGGCGCGCTGGAAGCCAACCATCAGGCGCTGGAGCAAGCCATTGGCAATGACAGCAAAGCCCGGCTGGCGCTGCTCTCCAATGTCACCATGGTGGTCAGCGCCGCCGTCGAGGGCGCCGGCTTTTTGCGTACCCTGGCTATGGCCAAACCCTGGGTCAATAAAACCCATTGGCTAATCAGGCTGGGGGGAGCGTTAGGGGGGTTATCAGCGATTATTGATGGGGTGGGGATGCTGATACAAGGCTGGGATAAGTTTCAAAATAAAAATATCAAATCAGGCATCTGGTATTTTGGCAGTGGATTAATAATGGGTTCCGGGGGCATAACGGCAATTATTGCTTCATATGCAGCCAATTTTGCCCTATTAGGCCCTGCCGGTTTAGCTGGACTATTAATCTTAACCGGTGCCGCGCTGGCCATTCAGGCTGAGAACGCCATCAGTACCCCCTTTGAGATCTGGTTACGCCGCTGCTGCTTTGGCAAACCACGCAGTAAAGATGCGCCGTGGCGACTTAGCACTATCCCAACGCTAAATGACGCCAACCTCAATGCTGCCTTGCAGGCTTACAACGCCATCAACAATGGTTTGACGGCCGAGGTGGGCTACAGCGACAAACTCGTTGAACTGCTCGATCGCCAGGATCTGATCAAGATGCGCATCGTGCTGCCGGGCTGCGACAAAGACCACTCAGCCTGGAGCTATAGCCTGACGCTGCCGAACGCAACCGGCGGCACAGAGATCCTGCTCGCCACGACCCACAACACGCCACGCTCCACCAACGCGCGGCTGGAACCATTAGTCCCCTCCCCTTGGCAACCACGCCGCCGTCGGCCGGATCTCGGCACAGTAACCGAGCGTTGGCAGGGCAACGATCTGGTTATTGAAGGCGAAGCCTGGGCAGACAGCACCTTCTATCCGCAGGCGGTGCTGGGTGTTAGCTACTGGCCAGATGCAGCCAATCAGGCATGGGTAATGGGCTTGCAAGTTAAGGCAGAAGATTAA
- a CDS encoding DUF6708 domain-containing protein — translation MKQTDKNLTHLDKETLNAAVESYFSRESTLSPALKNWEEDLPKSVKAQHTAPRLTYINEINNVWMEVPKHEDVMWGGGWLSFVMSGMFFLCSISFIFLPGFFIEILLDNLGFFIFYIIMMFFIFSAFILTAKMALYIPRPLPIRFNRTRQKVYVYQHTRSWNPWVRWPTTIKVFDWADIHGELSYQSGRYNQGYQLWCAVCQPGTRQVIDRFMLSDSIGHPKVQRGLWSHCCHYMAHRPVPTRPLYKTQPRTWKLRETVRWPADIDLESRTAPQDDLPETSGARDETR, via the coding sequence ATGAAACAGACGGATAAAAACTTAACGCATCTGGATAAAGAGACGCTGAATGCCGCAGTGGAGAGCTATTTCTCCAGAGAGTCCACCCTATCCCCAGCGTTGAAAAACTGGGAAGAGGATCTACCCAAAAGCGTTAAGGCACAACACACTGCGCCTCGCCTGACTTATATTAATGAAATAAATAATGTATGGATGGAGGTGCCAAAGCATGAGGATGTTATGTGGGGAGGGGGTTGGTTATCTTTCGTTATGAGTGGAATGTTTTTCTTATGCTCTATAAGCTTTATTTTTCTACCAGGTTTTTTTATTGAAATTCTTTTAGATAATTTAGGGTTTTTTATTTTTTATATAATAATGATGTTTTTTATTTTTTCCGCTTTTATTTTAACCGCAAAAATGGCGTTATACATTCCCCGTCCTCTCCCCATCCGCTTTAATCGCACACGGCAAAAAGTGTATGTCTATCAGCATACCCGCAGTTGGAACCCCTGGGTGCGCTGGCCGACCACCATCAAGGTTTTTGATTGGGCTGACATCCACGGTGAGCTGAGTTACCAGTCCGGGCGCTATAACCAAGGCTACCAACTCTGGTGCGCGGTCTGCCAGCCCGGCACCCGTCAGGTGATTGACCGCTTTATGCTCAGCGACTCCATCGGCCACCCCAAGGTACAGCGCGGGCTGTGGAGCCACTGCTGCCACTACATGGCGCACCGCCCGGTGCCGACCCGGCCACTGTATAAAACCCAGCCGCGCACCTGGAAACTGCGCGAAACCGTGCGCTGGCCAGCAGACATTGACCTCGAGTCACGCACCGCCCCTCAGGATGATTTGCCAGAAACGTCAGGAGCACGCGATGAAACACGCTGA
- a CDS encoding LysE family translocator: protein MPFYNGFLLSLSLCLDIGLANIAMMALAMQRGFGKGMMLGLGTCVGDLIYAVLAMAGMAALLAFAPVRWALWLGGSAILLFLTFKMVLTALRATANPATPAAVDGSRLALFGRGVLLALSSPTAILWFAAVGGSLIARQQAGMENAGLFLAGFFIAGVVWSLVLCGVSHQGGRLLGKRMLVFSYVASALIFAYFAFYVMYSGYSEFILRGSA from the coding sequence GTGCCTTTTTATAATGGATTTTTGCTTAGTCTTTCGCTCTGTCTGGATATTGGGCTGGCGAATATTGCGATGATGGCGCTGGCGATGCAGCGCGGGTTTGGCAAGGGCATGATGCTGGGGCTGGGCACCTGCGTCGGCGATCTGATCTATGCGGTACTGGCAATGGCCGGGATGGCTGCCCTGCTGGCGTTCGCGCCGGTGCGCTGGGCATTGTGGCTCGGCGGTTCGGCGATCCTGCTGTTCCTTACGTTTAAGATGGTGTTGACCGCGCTGCGCGCCACCGCCAATCCGGCAACGCCGGCCGCCGTGGATGGCAGCCGGCTGGCGCTGTTTGGCCGCGGGGTGCTGCTGGCGCTCTCCTCCCCGACGGCGATTCTCTGGTTCGCGGCGGTGGGCGGCAGCCTGATCGCTCGCCAGCAGGCGGGGATGGAGAATGCCGGCCTGTTCCTCGCGGGCTTCTTCATTGCTGGGGTGGTCTGGTCACTGGTGCTGTGCGGGGTGTCGCATCAGGGCGGGAGACTGCTCGGCAAACGGATGCTGGTCTTCTCCTACGTCGCGTCAGCACTGATCTTTGCCTACTTCGCCTTCTACGTGATGTACAGCGGCTATAGCGAATTTATCCTGCGCGGCAGCGCGTAA
- a CDS encoding YrhC family protein, whose translation MKHADKNLTHLDKETLNAALESYFSRESTLTPPLKNWEEDLPKSVETQHTAPRLTYINEINNVWMEVPLHEDILWCAAPFTFILTTIGVFLFLAIGLDIIISGIPSYSIPFIMFIGSFICLTASLFDLKLIAYTPRPLPIRFNRALQKVYVYQHTRRWNPWVRWPTTIKVYNWADIHGELSYQSGRYDQGYQLWCAVCQPGTRQVIDRFMLSDAIGHPKVQRGLWSHCCHYMAHRPVPIRPLYKTQPRTWKLRETVRWPADIDHESRTAPQDEMAATSGARDETR comes from the coding sequence ATGAAACACGCTGATAAAAACTTAACGCATCTGGATAAAGAGACGCTGAATGCTGCATTGGAGAGCTATTTCTCCAGAGAGTCCACCCTAACTCCTCCATTAAAAAATTGGGAAGAGGATTTACCAAAAAGCGTTGAGACGCAGCATACTGCGCCTCGCCTGACTTATATTAATGAAATAAATAATGTGTGGATGGAGGTGCCACTCCATGAAGATATTTTATGGTGCGCTGCCCCCTTTACATTCATCTTAACTACAATCGGTGTATTTTTGTTCTTAGCCATTGGGTTAGATATAATTATTTCAGGCATCCCTAGTTATTCAATTCCATTTATTATGTTTATAGGGTCTTTTATTTGCTTGACAGCTTCATTATTTGATTTGAAATTAATTGCGTATACCCCCCGCCCCCTCCCCATTCGCTTTAATCGCGCCCTGCAGAAAGTGTATGTCTATCAGCATACCCGCCGTTGGAACCCCTGGGTGCGCTGGCCAACAACCATCAAAGTTTATAACTGGGCTGACATCCATGGTGAACTGAGCTACCAGTCCGGACGCTATGATCAGGGCTATCAGCTCTGGTGCGCGGTCTGCCAGCCCGGCACCCGTCAGGTGATTGACCGCTTTATGCTCAGCGACGCCATCGGCCACCCCAAGGTACAGCGCGGGCTGTGGAGCCACTGCTGCCACTACATGGCGCACCGCCCGGTGCCCATCCGGCCACTGTATAAAACCCAGCCGCGTACCTGGAAACTGCGCGAAACCGTGCGCTGGCCGGCAGACATTGACCATGAGTCACGTACCGCCCCGCAGGATGAGATGGCAGCAACGTCAGGAGCACGCGATGAAACACGCTGA
- a CDS encoding pirin family protein produces the protein MSFRTLKQQHPALRDDIGDLVTRRPLPNAQLPQLDPFLFLNHHGPQVYPANNQGLPFGPHPHRGFETVTFILEGELAHLDSGGHESVINEGGIQWMTAGSGLVHAEISPASFKRSGGPLEILQLWVNLPARLKMTQPAYTGLQQADIPAIEAAEGLATVSLISGEFDGQQGPYVSQTGITMMTAQCRAGAQLTLPAPAGHTVFLYVVRGDLSLNGQALKPHHLIELNDEGDSVTLAASGEAVILYGHAQPFNEPVVSYGPFVMNSREEINQAIVDYQAGKFGDVTL, from the coding sequence ATGAGCTTCAGAACCCTGAAACAGCAGCACCCGGCCCTGCGTGACGACATCGGTGATCTGGTGACCCGCCGCCCGCTGCCCAACGCCCAGCTTCCGCAGCTTGATCCGTTCTTGTTCCTCAACCACCACGGCCCGCAGGTCTACCCCGCCAATAACCAAGGGTTGCCGTTTGGCCCACACCCGCACCGTGGTTTTGAGACCGTGACCTTCATTCTGGAAGGCGAGCTGGCGCACCTCGACAGCGGCGGCCATGAGAGCGTGATTAATGAGGGCGGCATCCAGTGGATGACCGCTGGCTCCGGGCTGGTACATGCCGAGATCTCGCCGGCCTCCTTCAAACGCAGCGGCGGCCCGCTGGAGATCCTGCAACTGTGGGTGAACCTGCCGGCCCGGCTTAAGATGACGCAGCCCGCCTATACCGGCTTGCAACAGGCCGATATTCCAGCCATTGAAGCCGCAGAGGGCCTTGCCACCGTCAGCCTGATCTCTGGGGAGTTTGACGGTCAACAGGGGCCATATGTGTCACAGACCGGCATCACCATGATGACCGCCCAGTGCCGCGCTGGCGCGCAGCTTACCCTGCCTGCCCCGGCGGGCCACACGGTATTCCTGTATGTGGTGCGCGGTGATCTCTCCCTCAACGGGCAGGCGCTGAAGCCCCACCACCTGATTGAGCTGAACGATGAGGGTGACAGTGTCACGTTGGCGGCCAGCGGCGAGGCAGTGATCTTGTATGGCCATGCCCAACCGTTCAATGAGCCAGTAGTCTCCTACGGCCCCTTCGTGATGAACAGCCGCGAGGAGATCAATCAGGCGATTGTCGATTACCAAGCCGGTAAGTTTGGCGACGTCACGCTGTAA
- a CDS encoding DUF6708 domain-containing protein: MKHADKETLNAAVENYFSREATLSPALKNWEEDLPKSVEAQHTAPRLTYITEINNVWMELPLHDNIMWGLSILLLIVTPIPLICYLSLLLIPGIIHDLFEHPSIFILYLLLSFVIFSLMFLSIKIALYVPRSLPIRFNRARQKVYVYQHTRSWNPWVRWPTTIKVFDWADIHGELSYQSGRYNQGYQLWCAVCQPGTRQVIDRFMLSDSIGHPKVQRGLWSHCCHYMAHRPVPTRPLYKTQPRTWKLRETVRWPADIDHESRTAPQDKTGSKYHASEF, encoded by the coding sequence ATGAAACACGCTGATAAAGAGACCCTGAACGCCGCAGTGGAGAATTATTTCTCCAGAGAGGCCACCCTATCCCCAGCGTTAAAAAACTGGGAAGAGGATTTACCCAAAAGCGTGGAGGCGCAACACACTGCGCCTCGCCTGACTTATATTACTGAAATAAATAATGTGTGGATGGAGTTGCCATTGCATGACAATATCATGTGGGGATTGAGCATATTGCTACTTATTGTAACTCCGATCCCATTAATATGTTATTTAAGCCTACTACTTATACCAGGGATTATTCATGATCTATTTGAACATCCTTCAATTTTTATTTTATATTTACTATTGTCATTTGTGATATTTTCCTTAATGTTCTTAAGTATTAAGATAGCTCTATATGTCCCACGCTCCCTTCCTATCCGCTTTAATCGCGCACGCCAGAAAGTGTATGTCTATCAGCATACCCGCAGTTGGAACCCTTGGGTGCGCTGGCCGACCACCATCAAGGTTTTTGATTGGGCTGATATCCACGGTGAACTGAGCTACCAGTCCGGGCGTTATAACCAAGGCTATCAGCTCTGGTGCGCGGTCTGCCAGCCGGGCACCCGTCAGGTGATTGACCGCTTTATGCTCAGCGATTCTATCGGCCACCCCAAGGTGCAGCGCGGTCTGTGGAGCCACTGCTGCCACTACATGGCACACCGCCCGGTGCCCACCCGGCCGCTGTATAAAACCCAGCCGCGCACCTGGAAGCTGCGCGAAACCGTACGCTGGCCAGCAGACATTGACCATGAGTCACGTACCGCACCTCAGGACAAAACAGGGAGTAAATACCATGCCAGTGAATTTTAA
- a CDS encoding DUF6708 domain-containing protein, with protein sequence MKHADKNLTHLDKETLNAALESYFSRESTLTPPLKNWEEDLPKSVETQHTAPRLTYINEINNVWMEVPYYEDIFWGGGWLATIAITLAFPFCCLFIFMPGFLYESFFNNFLFLIFYLFSLFFIFTLAFMNIKLMLTVPRPLPIRFNRARQKVYVYQHTRSWNPWVRWPTTIKVFDWADIHGELSYQSGRYNQGYQLWCAVCQPGTRQVIDRFMLSDSIGHPKVQRGLWSHCCHYMAHRPVPTRPLYKTQPRTWKLRETVRWPSDIDHESRTAPQDEVAETSGARDETR encoded by the coding sequence ATGAAACACGCTGATAAAAACTTAACGCATCTGGATAAAGAGACGCTGAATGCTGCATTGGAGAGCTATTTCTCCAGAGAGTCCACCCTAACTCCTCCATTAAAAAATTGGGAAGAGGATTTACCAAAAAGCGTTGAGACGCAGCATACTGCGCCTCGCCTGACTTATATTAATGAAATAAATAATGTGTGGATGGAGGTGCCATATTATGAAGACATTTTCTGGGGAGGCGGTTGGTTGGCTACAATTGCTATTACATTAGCATTTCCATTTTGCTGTTTATTTATTTTTATGCCTGGCTTTCTATATGAGTCCTTCTTTAATAATTTTTTATTTCTTATTTTCTATTTATTTTCATTATTCTTCATTTTTACTTTAGCCTTTATGAACATAAAGTTAATGCTGACCGTTCCCCGCCCTCTTCCCATTCGCTTTAATCGCGCACGGCAGAAAGTGTATGTCTATCAGCATACCCGCAGTTGGAACCCTTGGGTGCGCTGGCCGACCACCATCAAGGTTTTTGATTGGGCTGATATCCACGGTGAACTGAGCTACCAATCCGGACGCTATAACCAAGGTTATCAGCTCTGGTGCGCGGTCTGTCAGCCCGGTACCCGGCAGGTGATTGACCGCTTTATGCTCAGCGATTCCATTGGCCACCCCAAGGTGCAGCGCGGTCTGTGGAGCCACTGCTGCCACTACATGGCACACCGCCCGGTACCCACCCGGCCGCTGTATAAAACCCAGCCGCGCACCTGGAAGCTGCGTGAAACCGTACGCTGGCCATCAGACATTGACCACGAGTCACGTACTGCACCTCAGGATGAGGTGGCAGAAACGTCAGGAGCACGCGATGAAACACGCTGA
- a CDS encoding AraC family transcriptional regulator, translated as MQTTWLARHDGLEASHTLSDAAGFPRHTHEEYVLSANLAGVEKIWFDGTAQRVEAGQVTIYNPLTVQASEFVTPGSAFFSLHLDVGWLRRLCQQSELSLQGDMLFQEGAFDDPALFAAIAALCQDSEVGGQERQLLLLAALLPHQHACRPGARPAPLHAVIRFMHANLTEALRLEDLAAVADVSPFHLVRSFRQQTHMTPMRYLQQLRLMEARRRLRRGEAPAAVAHALGFYDQSHLSNAFKRVMGTSPQRYALPRRINSL; from the coding sequence ATGCAGACCACATGGTTGGCACGCCACGACGGGCTGGAAGCGTCTCATACCCTTTCGGATGCCGCAGGATTCCCAAGGCACACCCATGAGGAGTATGTGCTGAGCGCCAACCTCGCGGGCGTTGAGAAGATCTGGTTTGACGGCACCGCCCAGCGCGTCGAGGCCGGGCAGGTGACGATCTATAACCCGCTGACCGTGCAGGCCTCTGAGTTTGTAACGCCAGGCAGTGCCTTTTTCAGCCTGCATCTTGATGTTGGTTGGCTGCGCCGCCTCTGCCAGCAGAGCGAGCTTTCACTGCAAGGCGATATGCTGTTTCAGGAGGGAGCGTTCGATGACCCGGCGCTGTTTGCCGCCATCGCCGCCCTGTGTCAGGACAGCGAAGTCGGCGGGCAGGAGCGGCAACTGCTGCTGTTGGCGGCACTGTTGCCGCACCAGCACGCCTGTCGTCCCGGCGCGCGCCCGGCCCCGCTCCACGCCGTCATTCGCTTTATGCACGCCAACCTGACCGAGGCGCTGCGGCTGGAGGATCTGGCGGCGGTCGCTGACGTTTCACCCTTCCATCTGGTGCGCAGTTTCCGCCAGCAGACCCACATGACGCCGATGCGCTACCTGCAACAGTTACGGCTAATGGAGGCGCGCCGACGGCTACGGCGTGGCGAGGCCCCGGCCGCCGTGGCGCACGCGCTGGGGTTTTACGATCAGAGCCATCTCAGCAACGCCTTTAAACGGGTAATGGGCACCAGCCCGCAGCGTTACGCGCTGCCGCGCAGGATAAATTCGCTATAG
- a CDS encoding PAAR domain-containing protein encodes MAQGHYLIQGDRTTCGGIITEGDPLYTLYDRPVAREGDAVTCGVHAGLYRIAGAIPDDELEGRGYAGTLHSRSTCPCQAGLIASITEDTYEV; translated from the coding sequence ATGGCGCAAGGCCACTATTTAATACAGGGTGACAGAACCACCTGCGGCGGCATCATCACCGAAGGAGACCCGTTATATACGCTATATGACCGGCCGGTAGCACGTGAAGGAGATGCCGTCACCTGCGGCGTCCATGCCGGGTTATACCGGATTGCGGGTGCCATCCCTGACGATGAGCTGGAGGGGCGGGGCTATGCGGGTACGCTCCATAGCCGCAGCACCTGCCCCTGTCAGGCCGGGTTGATTGCCTCCATCACTGAAGACACCTATGAGGTGTGA